The following coding sequences lie in one Mercenaria mercenaria strain notata chromosome 5, MADL_Memer_1, whole genome shotgun sequence genomic window:
- the LOC123556222 gene encoding CD109 antigen-like, with amino-acid sequence MDTGKMLFLLIISLSLLTTTASGYKSYIVLCPDTIRPGMEFNVQLNKLDSDLPKMLFMAEILNKKGSVVREEITVSAGTMNSNLVLNLPWDLQNSAYRLEVNAEDRDGMTLFKNSTDLNYMQKGMSVFIQTDKAIYKPGQKVQFRTFGANPDLTLVFGKMDISIYDINNNKISQWLGVDDPSGVFQGELQLSDQPPLGDWRIEVDFSGSSESMTFTVAEYVLPRFEVSVTVPSFGVMSDKYLTGKVEAKYTFGKGVEGNGTLVIKQKYSYRGTKELSLSFKINGVYKFIIDMKTLVDTLGSLNYATLELVAKVEEGLTGNTRTGSAEIQYFDREEKLVFMDGADNFKPGLKYTCYLFLSDQDDKPISTRDSQVNVTVTMHYGTKSPEPIPLPEPIPMPLDKRIAFPLPPTTTRPEQKHVLGPKTLNVPKNGIVPFTFSIPIYITQITIDAKFEKLQTSKWLNQFQSTSRTYIQISVKTRNPQTGKKCSFKVQSTVSRIRVNYLIISKGLLVKEGILKFKGKKKTKSLKIKLTADMAPSARCIVYWTKEDGEIIADSVQFEVKGIFKNKVDIDYLKPNGRKTGREQPGKNILIRVNADPGSQCNVLTVDKSVLLLKSGNDITPSKVEDELDTYDSQAPPPCKGFFPCWRSFYPLPVSGVDVTAIFQNSGVRVLTDAFLYKWQRPFNRYPVMYDGMMEAPMMRMKGAREEESGGGAGSGSGPRVRTLFPETWVYESVKANSNGTAIIRTTVPDTITSWVASAFAVNKRSGLGVAPTSANLEVFLKFFIRLELPYSVIRGEQVILQANIFNFFDTDLEVEVVLKKSFSFKNIIVQKARAGKATLVFKHTQITRKIKVTAGGGTTLNLPILPVELGSIDIEVRAVSSRAGDAVRRQLLVEPEGISESYNIPVLIDLQNSYSFKQERNITLPDDVVEGSVRIRISAIGDLMGPSISGLTNLLKMSYGCGEQNMVTFVPNIFVIKYLDAIKNLKTEDENKAKGFMLVGYQKELTYQHFDGSFSAFGNSDPSGSTWLTAFVVKSFSQARPYIFIDTGVMKKAIDWLLSKYNPGSGTFNEPGRVIHTEMQGGSATGESNLAIYTLIALMEAKDAQFSSSRPAEMTTTISGARNALETAVPSMEDIYELAIASYALALAKSSKLNAVLAKLDSKATQSGGMKYWEVQEEPDMSGLKWIPPHHQARSRNIETTAYVLLAYATSGKITSGLSVIRWLVNQRNPNGGFGSTQDTVIALQALAEFGALIHSDNFNVDVDINGTPNSFSHTFNIDAQNALLLQSVDAPSDTTNIDIKATGTGTALVEIAVSYNVMADFMEPLFALQLSFTDETMSGFKLKVCFRWLGEGKSGMAVLEVGLLSGFAGDKFSITQLGILKRVEDGDKKLVIYFEEIPGDEETCITMRMQREGLVAGSQPAVVKLYDYYDTDNHAFSMYQPKLLKDANVCGLLEKELGC; translated from the exons TTCAGTTTCGAACGTTTGGGGCCAATCCAGACCTAACTTTGGTGTTTGGAAAAATGGATATCTCTATATAT gATATAAATAATAACAAGATAAGTCAGTGGTTGGGAGTGGATGATCCTAGTGGAGTGTTCCAGGGGGAATTACAATTATCTGACCAACCACCACTCGGCGACTGGAGAATAGAAGTTGACTTTAGT GGTTCATCAGAGTCGATGACATTCACTGTGGCAGAATACG tTTTACCCAGGTTCGAAGTCTCGGTTACAGTCCCTAGTTTTGGTGTTATGTCCGACAAGTACTTGACCGGTAAAGTTGAGGCAAA ATACACATTTGGAAAAGGAGTAGAAGGAAATGGGACCCTCGtcatcaaacaaaaatatagttaTCGTGGAACAAAAGAATTAAGCCTGTCTTTCAAG ATAAACGGCGTTTACAAATTCATTATTGACATGAAAACTCTGGTTGATACACTGGGAAGTCTAAACTACGCAACTCTCGAGTTAGTCGCAAAAGTTGAGGAAGGTCTCACGGGTAATACAAGAACGGGATCTGCGGAGATTCAATACTTCGATAGAGAAGAGAAACTAGTATTCATGGATGGAGCTGATAATTTTAAACCTGGGTTGAAATACACTTGTTAC CTTTTCTTATCGGACCAAGATGACAAGCCCATATCTACGAGGGACTCTCAGGTGAATGTTACTGTGACTATGCATTACGGAACAAAGAGCCCCGAGCCCATTCCTCTACCAGAACCGATACCTATGCCGTTAGACAAGAGGattg cGTTTCCACTTCCACCGACGACAACGCGCCCCGAACAAAAGCACGTGCTGGGACCAAAGACATTGAATGTCCCGAAAAATGGAATTGTACCTTTTACCTTCTCAATTCCAATATACATAACACAAATCACAATAGAT gCAAAGTTTGAGAAGCTGCAGACATCAAAGTGGCTTAATCAATTCCAGTCAACCAGTCGTACTTACATTCAAATATCTGTGAAAACTCGGAACCCACAA ACTGGCAAAAAGTGCAGTTTCAAAGTTCAATCAACAGTTTCAAGAATCAGAGTGAACTATTTG ATTATTTCTAAAGGTCTGCTTGTCAAAGAAggtatattaaaatttaaagggaaGAAAAAGACAAAATCTCTCAAGATCAAACTAACTGCCGACATGGCGCCGTCGGCGAGATGCATTGTTTACTGGACAAAAGAGGATGGCGAAATAATTGCTGACTCGGTTCAGTTCGAAGTAAAAGGAATATTTAAGAATAAG GTAGACATAGATTATTTAAAACCAAATGGTAGAAAAACAGGACGTGAACAACCCGGCAAGAACATCCTCATTCGAGTAAATGCGGATCCTGGTTCACAGTGCAACGTTCTTACAGTAGACAAAAGTGTTCTGTTGCTAAAATCCGGAAACGACATAACCCCTTCCAAG GTAGAGGATGAACTCGATACATATGACAGTCAAGCCCCACCACCGTGTAAAGGTTTCTTTCCGTGCTGGAGATCGTTCTATCCACTTCCGGTTAGCGGTGTTGATGTAACCGCAATATTCCAG AACTCTGGAGTGAGAGTACTTACAGATGCCTTTCTCTATAAATGGCAAAGACCTTTTAACC GATATCCTGTAATGTATGACGGTATGATGGAAGCCCCAATGATGAGGATGAAAGGAGCTCGTGAAGAGGAAAGTGGAGGAGGAGCAGGATCAGGATCAGGACCAAGAGTTAGAACGTTATTTCCTGAAACCTGGGTGTACGAATCAGTGAAAGCAAA TTCAAACGGAACTGCTATCATCAGGACAACCGTGCCAGACACGATAACATCCTGGGTGGCGAGTGCTTTCGCCGTCAACAAAAGAAGCGGATTGGGTGTTGCACCTACGAGCGCTAAT CTTGaagtatttttgaagtttttcattCGCCTGGAACTTCCATATTCTGTGATTCGTGGAGAACAGGTTATACTTCAAGCTAATATCTTCAACTTCTTCGATACAGACCTTGAG gtAGAAGTTGTTCTGAAGAAgtctttttctttcaaaaatataatcGTACAAAAAGCACGAGCAGGAAAGGCAACACTGGTGTTTAAACATACACAGATCACACGGAAAATCAAG GTAACAGCCGGAGGTGGAACTACCTTAAACTTGCCAATTCTACCTGTAGAGCTTGGAAGCATAGACATAGAAGTCAGAGCGGTTTCAAGTAGAGCTGGCGATGCTGTTAGAAGGCAGTTACTTGTAGAG CCTGAAGGCATTTCAGAGAGCTATAACATACCAGTCCTTATCGACCTGCAAAATTCCTACTCATTCAAACAAGAAAGGAACATCACATTGCCAGACGATGTGGTCGAAGGCTCAGTTCGTATAAGAATATCAGCTATTG gtGATTTGATGGGGCCATCAATATCAGGTCTAACAAATTTGTTGAAGATGTCGTATGGATGCGGGGAgcaaaacatggttacctttgttccgaatatctttgtcatcaaatATCTAGATGCAATAAAAAACCTGAAGACTGAAGATGAAAATAAAGCCAAAGGATTTATGCTTGTTG GATACCAAAAGGAGTTGACGTACCAGCATTTTGACGGGTCATTCAGTGCATTTGGAAACAGCGATCCATCTGGGAGTACCTGGCTGACAGCCTTTGTGGTTAAGTCATTTTCTCAAGCCAGGCCATACATTTTTATCGACACTGGTGTAATGAAGAAGGCCATTGATTGGTTACTCAGTAAATACAATCCCGGGTCTGGTACTTTCAATGAACCAGGAAGAGTCATACATACGGAAATGCAG GGAGGTTCTGCTACAGGAGAAAGTAATCTCGCAATATATACGCTAATTGCTTTAATGGAAGCGAAGGATGCACAG TTTTCCAGCAGCAGACCGGCAGAAATGACCACTACTATATCTGGTGCAAGAAACGCCCTGGAGACAGCAGTTCCTAGCATGGAAGATATCTATGAGCTTGCTATTGCAAGTTACGCCTTGGCATTGGCTAAAAGTTCAAAACTTAATGCAGTTCTTGCAAAACTGGATTCAAAGGCAACACAGTCAG GTGGAATGAAATACTGGGAGGTACAAGAAGAGCCTGACATGAGCGGTTTAAAATGGATACCACCACATCATCAGGCAAGATCACGTAATATTGAAACAACTGCCTACGTTCTGCTAGCGTACGCTACCAGTGGAAAGATAACTAGTGGTCTGTCAGTCATTAGATGGTTAGTAAACCAGCGTAATCCAAATGGTGGTTTTGGATCTACACAG GATACTGTGATAGCTCTTCAAGCCCTGGCAGAATTTGGAGCTCTTATTCATTCGGACAATTTTAATGTGGATGTCGACATAAATGGCACGCCGAATTCATTTAGCCATACGTTCAACATTGACGCACAAAATGCACTGTTGCTTCAGTCGGTTGAT GCTCCGTCTGATACCACCAACATTGACATCAAGGCCACTGGTACGGGAACGGCTCTCGTTGAG ATTGCTGTAAGTTACAATGTTATGGCAGACTTCATGGAACCTCTGTTTGCTCTGCAGTTGTCTTTTACTGACGAGACAATGTCTGGTTTTAAACTAAAGGTTTGCTTCAG GTGGCTAGGAGAAGGTAAAAGCGGCATGGCTGTGTTGGAGGTTGGACTGCTGTCAGGATTTGCCGGTGATAAGTTTAGCATTACACAACTAGGAATATTGAAACGTGTGGAGGACGGAGACAAGAAACTGgtcatttattttgaagaa ATACCAGGAGATGAAGAAACATGCATTACGATGCGCATGCAGCGAGAAGGTCTTGTGGCGGGATCACAGCCGGCTGTAGTCAAACTTTATGATTATTACGATACTG aCAACCATGCGTTCAGTATGTACCAGCCAAAGTTGTTGAAAGATGCAAATGTTTGCGGTCTGCTGGAAAAAGAACTTGGATGCTAA